A DNA window from Vigna unguiculata cultivar IT97K-499-35 chromosome 10, ASM411807v1, whole genome shotgun sequence contains the following coding sequences:
- the LOC114167016 gene encoding TMV resistance protein N-like isoform X3, which produces MASSIPPTEFASSTSKLPRKYDVLINFTGEDIRRKFVSHLDYALSTVGLTTFLHEENAVNDMHIQQPILNLCRVAIVVFTKTYSQSAWCLHQLQQIIKWQETYSRHVFPVYYEIQPSDVRLQKGDFGETFKETAQQTFSAQQLEHGMSRWSHTLTKAANFFGWDESNYRSDAELVDKIVEGVLNLPVLFATKFPVGLQSRLNDVIQIIKDKSREVCIIGIWGEGGSGKTTLAKAIYNQLHGTFTHKSFIEDISQVIQTKGHVHLQEQLLSDVLNTKMEIHSVEMGKNKIREKLCGKKLLIVLDDTKYDPLLNLRDSHVWFAKGTVIIITAREEHLLRIPQNGSAFPVNLLSTNESLELLSWHAFREAKPKQEYNDLAKRVVVYCGGLPLALEVIGSSLFERTKEEWKSVLLELKEIPEHDVHRKLKISFNGLRNEMEKDLFLDVCCFFVGKGRTFVTKILNDCGVDADSGLRILIERSLVQVKKNKKLGMQQLLQKMGRKIICEISRKELGKNPPLWSGQDAEYERLENTLFSSQQTKVIQKRLSLKMFLIATREFERYPSGVRDTSRLLRLFKVFGKLRWISLQGFSSEYLPKDIYLHDAMAIDLKHSLLRFVWKEPQVLSWLKVLNLSHSMYLRETPDFSGLPRLEQLVLKDCPSLHKVHHSIGCLNNLLLLNLKDCTSLSNLPREVYKLKSLNTLILSGCSKIDLLEKYIVQVESLLILIAENAAVKQVPFSIVSSKNIGYIFLRGCEGLSCNLFPSIIRSWISPIMNPLSYVHSFCMDIEDNGWNDFDPLLSTLANLRSVLVQCDTEFQLSKLVETILIEYGVNISKSEISQQHFKYSLIGVGRCKDFFNAVSDIISKVIMILIGSATWVRVVLFFSPCLEIMT; this is translated from the exons ATGGCGTCTTCAATTCCTCCCACAGAATTCGCCTCTTCAACTTCCAAACTCCCACGGAAGTACGATGTGCTCATCAACTTCACAGGAGAAGACATCCGCAGGAAATTTGTTTCTCATCTCGATTATGCTCTCTCTACTGTTGGGCTCACTACTTTCCTTCATGAGGAGAATGCAGTGAATGACATGCACATCCAACAACCTATTCTCAATCTGTGTCGGGTAGCAATTGTTGTTTTCACCAAAACCTATTCTCAATCTGCTTGGTGTCTTCATCAGCTCCAACAAATCATCAAATGGCAAGAAACTTATTCCCGACATGTTTTTCCTGTATATTACGAAATTCAGCCATCCGATGTACGTCTTCAGAAGGGTGATTTTGGAGAAACATTCAAAGAAACTGCACAACAAACATTTTCAGCACAACAACTAGAGCATGGCATGTCCAGGTGGAGCCACACACTCACCAAAGCAGCAAATTTCTTTGGATGGGATGAGAGCAATTACAG GAGTGATGCTGAACTTGTGGACAAAATTGTTGAGGGCGTTCTTAATTTACCAGTCTTGTTTGCTACTAAATTTCCAGTTGGATTACAATCCCGCTTGAACGATGtgattcaaattataaaagataaatccAGGGAAGTTTGTATAATAGGAATATGGGGTGAGGGAGGTTCGGGGAAAACCACCCTTGCCAAAGCTATCTACAATCAACTTCATGGTACATTCACACATAAAAGTTTTATTGAAGATATTTCACAAGTTATTCAAACAAAAGGGCATGTTCATTTACAAGAACAACTACTTTCAGATGTCCTAAACACAAAGATGGAGATACACAGCGTTGAGATGGGAAAAAATAAGATTCGGGAAAAACTTTGTGGGAAAAAATTGCTCATCGTACTTGACGATACCAAATACGATCCATTATTAAACCTACGCGATAGTCATGTATGGTTCGCTAAAGGAACTGTCATAATAATTACAGCAAGAGAAGAACACCTACTAAGGATACCTCAAAATGGTTCTGCTTTTCCAGTAAATCTGTTGAGCACAAATGAGTCCCTTGAGCTTCTTAGTTGGCACGCATTTAGAGAAGCAAAACCAAAACAAGAATACAATGACCTTGCAAAAAGAGTAGTTGTTTATTGTGGAGGACTACCTCTTGCTCTTGAAGTCATTGGAAGTAGTTTATTTGAAAGGACTAAAGAAGAATGGAAGAGTGTATTGTTAGAATTAAAGGAAATTCCTGAGCATGATGTCCATCGGAAATTGAAAATAAGCTTCAATGGTTTACGCAATGAAATGGAAAAAGATTTATTCCTTGATGTTTGTTGTTTCTTTGTTGGTAAAGGCAGAACCTTTGTTACAAAGATCCTAAATGACTGTGGAGTAGATGCTGATAGTGGACTAAGAATTCTCATTGAGCGTAGCCTCGTACAAGTTAAAAAGAACAAGAAATTAGGAATGCAACAGTTGCTACAAAAAATGGGAAGAAAAATTATTTGTGAAATTTCAAGAAAGGAACTTGGAAAGAACCCTCCACTATGGTCTGGTCAGGATGCAGAATATGAACGATTAGAGAATACT cTCTTCTCATCACAACAGACAAAAGTCATTCAGAAAAGATTGtctttgaaaatgtttttaattgcCACAAGAGAGTTCGAACGTTATCCTTCAGGGGTAAGAGACACATCAAGGCTTCTGAGACTCTTCAAAGTTTTTGGGAAACTGAGATGGATCAGTTTGCAAGGGTTTTCTTCAGAATACCTACCTAAAGACATTTATCTGCATGATGCAATGGCGATTGATTTAAAACACAGTCTTCTTCGATTCGTCTGGAAAGAACCTCAG GTTTTGAGTTGGCTAAAAGTCCTTAATCTTAGTCACTCCATGTACTTGAGAGAAACTCCTGACTTTTCTGGACTACCACGTCTTGAACAACTCGTTCTCAAAGATTGTCCAAGCTTGCACAAAGTACACCATTCTATTGGATGTCTCAACAATCTTTTATTGCTAAATTTGAAAGATTGTACAAGTCTAAGCAATCTCCCAAGAGAGGTATATAAGTTGAAATCTTTAAACACTCTCATTCTCTCTGGTTGTTCGAAGATTGACCTATTGGAAAAATATATAGTGCAAGTGGAATCCTTGTTAATTCTAATTGCTGAAAATGCAGCTGTGAAACAAGTGCCCTTTTCAATTGTAAGCTCAAAAAACATTGGATATATATTTCTACGTGGATGTGAGGGATTGTCATGTAATCTTTTTCCTTCTATCATTCGGTCTTGGATATCACCAATAATGAATCCCTTATCTTATGTTCACTCATTTTGCATGGATATTGAGGATAATGGTTGGAATGATTTTGACCCATTGCTTAGCACCCTTGCAAATCTTCGAAGTGTTTTGGTACAATGTGACACTGAGTTTCAATTATCTAAGCTTGTTGAAACTATTCTGATCGAATATGGagtaaatatttcaaaatcagaAATTTCACAGCAGCACTTCAAGTATTCTTTGATTGGTGTTGGAAGATGCAAGGATTTCTTCAATGCTGTCAGTGATATCATTTCTAAG GTGATAATGATCCTTATTGGTTCGGCCACATGGGTGAGGGTCGTTCTGTTTTTTTCACCGTGCCTCGAGATCATGACTTGA
- the LOC114167016 gene encoding TMV resistance protein N-like isoform X5, whose amino-acid sequence MASSIPPTEFASSTSKLPRKYDVLINFTGEDIRRKFVSHLDYALSTVGLTTFLHEENAVNDMHIQQPILNLCRVAIVVFTKTYSQSAWCLHQLQQIIKWQETYSRHVFPVYYEIQPSDVRLQKGDFGETFKETAQQTFSAQQLEHGMSRWSHTLTKAANFFGWDESNYRSDAELVDKIVEGVLNLPVLFATKFPVGLQSRLNDVIQIIKDKSREVCIIGIWGEGGSGKTTLAKAIYNQLHGTFTHKSFIEDISQVIQTKGHVHLQEQLLSDVLNTKMEIHSVEMGKNKIREKLCGKKLLIVLDDTKYDPLLNLRDSHVWFAKGTVIIITAREEHLLRIPQNGSAFPVNLLSTNESLELLSWHAFREAKPKQEYNDLAKRVVVYCGGLPLALEVIGSSLFERTKEEWKSVLLELKEIPEHDVHRKLKISFNGLRNEMEKDLFLDVCCFFVGKGRTFVTKILNDCGVDADSGLRILIERSLVQVKKNKKLGMQQLLQKMGRKIICEISRKELGKNPPLWSGQDAEYERLENTLFSSQQTKVIQKRLSLKMFLIATREFERYPSGVRDTSRLLRLFKVFGKLRWISLQGFSSEYLPKDIYLHDAMAIDLKHSLLRFVWKEPQVLSWLKVLNLSHSMYLRETPDFSGLPRLEQLVLKDCPSLHKVHHSIGCLNNLLLLNLKDCTSLSNLPREL is encoded by the exons ATGGCGTCTTCAATTCCTCCCACAGAATTCGCCTCTTCAACTTCCAAACTCCCACGGAAGTACGATGTGCTCATCAACTTCACAGGAGAAGACATCCGCAGGAAATTTGTTTCTCATCTCGATTATGCTCTCTCTACTGTTGGGCTCACTACTTTCCTTCATGAGGAGAATGCAGTGAATGACATGCACATCCAACAACCTATTCTCAATCTGTGTCGGGTAGCAATTGTTGTTTTCACCAAAACCTATTCTCAATCTGCTTGGTGTCTTCATCAGCTCCAACAAATCATCAAATGGCAAGAAACTTATTCCCGACATGTTTTTCCTGTATATTACGAAATTCAGCCATCCGATGTACGTCTTCAGAAGGGTGATTTTGGAGAAACATTCAAAGAAACTGCACAACAAACATTTTCAGCACAACAACTAGAGCATGGCATGTCCAGGTGGAGCCACACACTCACCAAAGCAGCAAATTTCTTTGGATGGGATGAGAGCAATTACAG GAGTGATGCTGAACTTGTGGACAAAATTGTTGAGGGCGTTCTTAATTTACCAGTCTTGTTTGCTACTAAATTTCCAGTTGGATTACAATCCCGCTTGAACGATGtgattcaaattataaaagataaatccAGGGAAGTTTGTATAATAGGAATATGGGGTGAGGGAGGTTCGGGGAAAACCACCCTTGCCAAAGCTATCTACAATCAACTTCATGGTACATTCACACATAAAAGTTTTATTGAAGATATTTCACAAGTTATTCAAACAAAAGGGCATGTTCATTTACAAGAACAACTACTTTCAGATGTCCTAAACACAAAGATGGAGATACACAGCGTTGAGATGGGAAAAAATAAGATTCGGGAAAAACTTTGTGGGAAAAAATTGCTCATCGTACTTGACGATACCAAATACGATCCATTATTAAACCTACGCGATAGTCATGTATGGTTCGCTAAAGGAACTGTCATAATAATTACAGCAAGAGAAGAACACCTACTAAGGATACCTCAAAATGGTTCTGCTTTTCCAGTAAATCTGTTGAGCACAAATGAGTCCCTTGAGCTTCTTAGTTGGCACGCATTTAGAGAAGCAAAACCAAAACAAGAATACAATGACCTTGCAAAAAGAGTAGTTGTTTATTGTGGAGGACTACCTCTTGCTCTTGAAGTCATTGGAAGTAGTTTATTTGAAAGGACTAAAGAAGAATGGAAGAGTGTATTGTTAGAATTAAAGGAAATTCCTGAGCATGATGTCCATCGGAAATTGAAAATAAGCTTCAATGGTTTACGCAATGAAATGGAAAAAGATTTATTCCTTGATGTTTGTTGTTTCTTTGTTGGTAAAGGCAGAACCTTTGTTACAAAGATCCTAAATGACTGTGGAGTAGATGCTGATAGTGGACTAAGAATTCTCATTGAGCGTAGCCTCGTACAAGTTAAAAAGAACAAGAAATTAGGAATGCAACAGTTGCTACAAAAAATGGGAAGAAAAATTATTTGTGAAATTTCAAGAAAGGAACTTGGAAAGAACCCTCCACTATGGTCTGGTCAGGATGCAGAATATGAACGATTAGAGAATACT cTCTTCTCATCACAACAGACAAAAGTCATTCAGAAAAGATTGtctttgaaaatgtttttaattgcCACAAGAGAGTTCGAACGTTATCCTTCAGGGGTAAGAGACACATCAAGGCTTCTGAGACTCTTCAAAGTTTTTGGGAAACTGAGATGGATCAGTTTGCAAGGGTTTTCTTCAGAATACCTACCTAAAGACATTTATCTGCATGATGCAATGGCGATTGATTTAAAACACAGTCTTCTTCGATTCGTCTGGAAAGAACCTCAG GTTTTGAGTTGGCTAAAAGTCCTTAATCTTAGTCACTCCATGTACTTGAGAGAAACTCCTGACTTTTCTGGACTACCACGTCTTGAACAACTCGTTCTCAAAGATTGTCCAAGCTTGCACAAAGTACACCATTCTATTGGATGTCTCAACAATCTTTTATTGCTAAATTTGAAAGATTGTACAAGTCTAAGCAATCTCCCAAGAGAG CTGTGA